In the genome of Vicia villosa cultivar HV-30 ecotype Madison, WI linkage group LG7, Vvil1.0, whole genome shotgun sequence, one region contains:
- the LOC131618921 gene encoding uncharacterized protein LOC131618921 yields the protein MARAKLVGKLTSKRVDNSVNSFYFLKKFDINIQPRKPMVSIDIIWCPPINDWIKCNIDETASSSLILTADGGIFRDNQANHIISFCIFLGEGSPVLAEFMAEVLAIEKAKDMHWSKFRLETDCIFVAKAFSDSTLVQ from the coding sequence ATGGCTAGAGCAAAATTAGTGGGAAAGCTAACTTCAAAAAGAGTTGATAACTCAGTTAACAGCTTCTATTTTCTGAAGAAATTTGATATTAATATTCAGCCTCGTAAACCTATGGTGTCAATTGATATCATATGGTGCCCTCCCATTAATGATTGGATTAAGTGTAACATAGACGAAACGGCTTCCAGTTCTCTCATACTCACAGCCGATGGGGGAATTTTCCGTGATAATCAAGCAAACCATATCATCAGTTTTTGTATTTTTCTGGGTGAGGGATCTCCTGTGTTGGCGGAGTTCATGGCAGAAGTTTTGGCAATTGAAAAAGCTAAGGATATGCATTGGTCTAAGTTTCGGCTGGAAACAGACTGTATATTTGTTGCTAAGGCCTTTTCTGATTCTACCTTGGTGCAGTAG